AACAGACGACTGGTTTGTCGCTATATTGAAAAAAGCCATTAAAAGCGGCATACACATCATTAATGTGACCCAGTGTTCCGGAGGAAGTGTGAGTATGGGCCATTATGAAACGAGTACAATGCTGAAGAAAATCGGTATTATTTCCGGTAAGGATATTACTACGGAAGCCGCAATGGCAAAGCTTATGTATCTTTTAGGATTGCCTGTGGCATCGAAATCCTTTAAGACATTATTCGAAACCTCATTACGGGGTGAATTAACATAAATATTTATGGTAATAAATTTTCTTTAATGAGATTTTTTATTGTTCTTTGCAACCGCAAATAAATTTAGAGAGGTGGCCGAGCGGTCGAAGGCGCACGCCTGGAAAGCGTGTATACTCCAAAAGGGTATCGAGGGTTCGAATCCCTTCCTCTCTGCAAAAAGGGATAATCTGTACAGATTATCCCTTTTTTATTTATAAAAATAGAGTACTCTCGGAAGTTCCTGCAGAATAGGAATAGCCTACAGAAAATTGCATTACAGTCTATTTCTTATGCGTCCATATTTTACTATAGACAGCCGGTTTAAAATCGATGGCTAATGCTGCAGCATGTTTCATGCGTTCTAAGGCCTTTGTATCCTGAAGCACATTCTGATAATCCTGAAAAGATGCCCATTGCGCATAATTGGTCACTGTTTTTCCGTCATCGCTCAGATGCAGGTTTGCCGAAATGTATCCGGGATACGTACTCATAACATTTTCAGTGATCTCTTTTAACTGTTCCAGCAGCGCCAATTGGTGCTCCGGTTCCACGGTAAAAACATTGATAAGCGTGCAGATTTTTTGGTCATTAGTAATGAGAGTCATACTATTTTGATTTAGGTGTTGTATTACTGGTCCTTATTTTTAGCGATTAGTCCTGCCATTTTTAGGTTGAACGTTGAAAGGTCTGTCGTAAGCGGAGCAAAGAATTCCAGATCGACATTTTCGACAGTAATGATGGCTTCCTGAAGCACTTTTTCACCTCCTGGCGTCAGCCTTATAATTTTTGCCCTTGTATCAGTAGGGTGCTCATGGCGTGTGACAAATTTTTTATCTTCCAGTGTCCTTAATACCTTTGAGACCATCATTCTGTCGGAGTTACCCTGATTGGCAATATCAACCTGGGTAACAGCATCACTGCTTCGAGATAGCCAGGTCAATGCAGCCAACAGTACAAATTGGGTATGGGTAAGATCCAAAGGATCTAAAGCACGTTTTAGTTTTCGCTGCCAAAGCATGGTTAGCTGCCCCAGTAAATAGCCCGGGCTATCTTCAGGGCTTTTAAAATGGAATTCAATTTTTTCAGGCATATTCTTTTTGTAGCATTTGTGAATAGATAAGGCTAAAGTCGTGTTTATTAATTTCTAAGATGCCGAACCGGAACGGATAACCCCAGCTTTTTTTGTTCGGGATAAAATCCAGTTGGTGTATAAGGGGTAAAATAGAAACATCCACACCCGTAAAAAAAGTGATGTTGCGCCTTGAAGGACAAAAATCTTCCGACATCTGGAATTGAAATATAGCCTCATCGGCTACTTTTCCTATGGCTGTAAACTCATGGCATACATCTGGTTTTCCTAATGTTTGTTTTCCGGAGTAATAGATTATGAAATCACCTTTTTGCATCCTTTTAAGGGGGCCGGCCTTACCGTGGCAGGTTTGGGCGATACCGGCTGTAATCCCTGATTTTACGTGATCTTTAGAGGCCACAATGATCCAGTATTTTGTATCTCGGTTGTTCATTTGTATAATTATGCGTTAGCCTGTAGGAATGTTATGGTATAGCCGTCAGGATCTTTGGCCATAAGTGTGCGTCCAAAAGGCGTATTATTTATAGTACCAAGGATGATCACCTGTTTTTCTATTAGGCGGCTATGCAGCTCTTCGATATTTTCATCAATCGCAAACCAAAGCGATACCCCTACACCCAACTCTTTGCCGTCCAGATTTCCTATGGGTTTTCGTATGGCAAAGATCGCTTCGCCTTTTTCATGAGTAAAAATACAGGCTTCAGAATTGGATAAGCCTGATAATTCAAATCCTAATTTATGGGTATAAAAATCTTTTGAAACTTCGAGATCCCTAACTTGTAATGAAGCAAATTCTAACTTTCTCATTTTTCTATATTTTTATTGTTGTCGCAAATATAGTATTCGTGACAACAATATGCAAATTTATGAGATTTTATTTTTTTACGACTTCAGTCTGGATCGTAGAATTTGAATAAGTGGCGGAAATTCTATAGATTTTAATAGTTAGCCGACTCTTGCTTTACCATCCTGCAAATTAAAAATAGTAATCAGACGATATTACCTGTAACATTTCCACGAATGTTGTATCTAACCTAATACTACAAAACAAAATTTTACCAGGTATATCTATGACTG
The Flavobacterium kingsejongi genome window above contains:
- a CDS encoding VOC family protein; its protein translation is MRKLEFASLQVRDLEVSKDFYTHKLGFELSGLSNSEACIFTHEKGEAIFAIRKPIGNLDGKELGVGVSLWFAIDENIEELHSRLIEKQVIILGTINNTPFGRTLMAKDPDGYTITFLQANA
- a CDS encoding MarR family winged helix-turn-helix transcriptional regulator, whose translation is MPEKIEFHFKSPEDSPGYLLGQLTMLWQRKLKRALDPLDLTHTQFVLLAALTWLSRSSDAVTQVDIANQGNSDRMMVSKVLRTLEDKKFVTRHEHPTDTRAKIIRLTPGGEKVLQEAIITVENVDLEFFAPLTTDLSTFNLKMAGLIAKNKDQ
- a CDS encoding EVE domain-containing protein, encoding MNNRDTKYWIIVASKDHVKSGITAGIAQTCHGKAGPLKRMQKGDFIIYYSGKQTLGKPDVCHEFTAIGKVADEAIFQFQMSEDFCPSRRNITFFTGVDVSILPLIHQLDFIPNKKSWGYPFRFGILEINKHDFSLIYSQMLQKEYA
- a CDS encoding antibiotic biosynthesis monooxygenase family protein, translated to MTLITNDQKICTLINVFTVEPEHQLALLEQLKEITENVMSTYPGYISANLHLSDDGKTVTNYAQWASFQDYQNVLQDTKALERMKHAAALAIDFKPAVYSKIWTHKK